One window of the Niallia circulans genome contains the following:
- a CDS encoding Maf family protein, whose translation MLKQTLILASSSPRRKELLEELQIPFVISSSNVDESFDPSLSPNEIVMELARRKVEAIYADEQYPYILGADTIVYLNGAILGKPASHGEAFRMLRELSGKTHSVYTGVAIMANGICSTFYEKTDVLFWELTDEEIHDYLDTGEPFDKAGAYGIQGVGRTLVKEIKGDYFTVVGLPISRTVRELKAKGFNMPK comes from the coding sequence ATGTTAAAGCAAACCCTCATATTGGCCTCTTCTTCTCCTCGACGAAAAGAGCTCCTTGAAGAACTCCAAATACCATTTGTAATATCCAGTAGTAATGTAGATGAAAGTTTCGATCCTTCTCTTTCTCCTAATGAAATTGTCATGGAATTAGCGAGACGAAAAGTTGAAGCAATTTATGCTGATGAACAGTATCCATATATACTAGGTGCTGATACGATAGTATATCTTAATGGTGCGATATTAGGCAAGCCTGCTTCGCATGGGGAAGCGTTTCGTATGTTAAGAGAACTTTCTGGCAAAACGCATTCTGTCTACACTGGTGTCGCCATTATGGCAAATGGAATATGTTCCACATTTTATGAAAAAACAGACGTGTTATTTTGGGAATTAACAGATGAAGAAATACACGATTATTTAGACACCGGGGAACCATTTGATAAAGCAGGTGCGTATGGAATTCAAGGAGTAGGCAGAACGCTCGTGAAAGAAATTAAAGGAGATTATTTCACCGTAGTCGGTCTTCCGATTTCTCGAACGGTACGCGAATTGAAAGCGAAAGGCTTCAATATGCCTAAATAA
- a CDS encoding SPOR domain-containing protein, translating to MNEKPENRKTITIKINGNDRPFQNKDNDDMVERSEPSVFYKDQNSEGKEQDIFKEESAAGQEAEFEESFDWILPASEEIPAKNKEKSIFSFQSSVNKKDKQPFKKGKKEKEGKKKRLPKEVIASIFFAVFFAVILGTSFGFILLNMVSNDQSNTTNGKIAALANDSSDKPKSGQAVSTTESATKPDITTYVLQKGVFSNVERAKSEQQKLTDAGKKSQILPIDKQQFLLVGVVSNLENAKAWQKQVKDTYAKEMVFSGNEVKNVSKEEKEIIEGSSAIYSAILQMVTSVQFDQSIATEDKNKLEKALSLVDEKKTAKFTNEKVKKMAAYLLEGGELTIKLKEKSSENEIAEVHQKLLDYLAVYVSL from the coding sequence CAAAACGATAACGATTAAGATCAACGGAAATGACCGTCCATTCCAAAATAAGGACAATGACGACATGGTGGAGCGGAGTGAACCTTCTGTTTTTTATAAGGATCAAAATAGCGAAGGAAAAGAACAGGATATTTTTAAAGAAGAGTCTGCGGCTGGACAAGAAGCTGAATTTGAGGAAAGCTTTGATTGGATTTTGCCCGCATCAGAGGAAATTCCAGCAAAAAATAAAGAAAAAAGTATATTTAGCTTTCAATCGTCTGTAAATAAAAAGGACAAGCAACCATTCAAAAAAGGCAAAAAAGAGAAAGAGGGAAAGAAAAAGCGGTTGCCAAAGGAAGTAATTGCTTCTATTTTCTTTGCTGTATTTTTTGCTGTCATCTTAGGCACTAGCTTTGGATTTATTTTATTAAACATGGTAAGCAATGATCAAAGCAACACTACAAATGGAAAAATAGCAGCTTTGGCCAATGATTCTTCCGATAAACCTAAAAGTGGACAAGCTGTATCGACAACAGAAAGTGCTACCAAACCGGATATTACTACATATGTCCTTCAAAAGGGAGTTTTCTCTAATGTAGAGCGTGCGAAAAGCGAGCAGCAGAAGCTAACAGATGCAGGGAAGAAGAGTCAAATTCTTCCGATAGATAAGCAGCAGTTTCTTCTTGTTGGTGTTGTGAGTAATTTGGAGAATGCGAAAGCATGGCAGAAACAAGTAAAAGATACTTACGCAAAAGAGATGGTGTTTAGTGGCAATGAAGTGAAAAATGTCTCGAAAGAAGAGAAGGAGATTATTGAAGGATCGTCCGCTATCTATTCTGCCATTCTGCAAATGGTAACAAGTGTTCAATTTGATCAATCTATTGCAACGGAGGATAAAAATAAGCTAGAGAAGGCACTCTCTCTAGTCGACGAGAAAAAAACAGCCAAGTTTACTAATGAAAAAGTAAAAAAAATGGCAGCCTATCTTTTAGAAGGTGGTGAGCTTACCATAAAATTAAAGGAAAAGAGCAGCGAGAACGAAATAGCGGAAGTTCACCAGAAATTGCTAGACTATTTAGCTGTATATGTCTCATTATAA
- the radC gene encoding RadC family protein, with protein MDSLLIRDFPNDERPRERFMKQGPKSLANHELLAILIQTGSKNESVLTLANKLLVHFDGLRLLKDASLDELKEMKGIGTAKAIQLMAAIELGRRVSNLEFTDRYCIRSPEDAAKYMMNEMRFLTQEHFVCLYLNTKNQVMHKQVIFIGSLNASIVHPREVYKEAFRRSAASIICLHNHPSGDPSPSREDIEVTKRLVECGKIIGIDLLDHIIIGENKFISLKEKGYV; from the coding sequence ATGGATTCACTATTAATAAGAGATTTTCCAAATGATGAACGACCAAGAGAACGTTTTATGAAACAGGGACCAAAAAGTTTAGCAAATCATGAACTGCTTGCTATCTTGATTCAAACAGGTTCCAAAAATGAATCTGTATTAACATTAGCGAACAAACTTTTAGTCCATTTTGATGGACTTCGCTTATTGAAGGATGCAAGTCTTGATGAGTTAAAAGAAATGAAAGGAATTGGAACGGCAAAAGCGATTCAATTGATGGCAGCAATTGAATTAGGGAGACGTGTTTCCAATTTAGAATTTACCGATCGATATTGTATTCGATCACCAGAGGATGCTGCCAAATATATGATGAATGAAATGAGATTTCTAACTCAGGAGCATTTCGTCTGTCTATATTTAAACACTAAGAATCAAGTCATGCATAAGCAAGTCATTTTTATTGGTAGTTTAAATGCTAGTATCGTCCACCCTAGAGAAGTATATAAAGAAGCATTTAGAAGATCTGCAGCTTCTATCATTTGTCTTCACAATCATCCATCAGGCGATCCATCCCCAAGCAGAGAGGATATTGAAGTGACAAAAAGATTAGTGGAATGTGGAAAAATAATTGGTATTGATCTGCTAGATCATATCATAATTGGGGAAAATAAATTTATCAGCTTAAAAGAAAAAGGGTATGTATGA
- a CDS encoding rod shape-determining protein, with amino-acid sequence MLGFGTRDLGIDLGTANTLVYVKGKGIVLREPSVVALQTDTKSIVAVGNDAKNMIGRTPGNVVALRPMKDGVIADYETTATMMKYYIKQATKNKGYFSGKPYVMVCVPSGITAVEERAVIDATRQAGARDAYTIEEPFAAAIGANLPVWEPTGSMVVDIGGGTTEVAIISLGGIVTSQSIRIAGDEMDDAIVNYIRKTYNLMIGERTSESIKVEIGSAGNPDQIENMDIRGRDLLTGLPKTIKITADEISKALKDTVAAIVDAVKVTLEKTPPELAADIMDRGIVLTGGGALLRNLDKVISEETKMPVVIAEDPLDCVAIGTGKALDHIHLFKNKAKDSR; translated from the coding sequence ATGTTAGGTTTTGGAACAAGAGATCTTGGAATTGATTTAGGAACAGCAAATACGCTAGTTTATGTAAAAGGTAAAGGAATTGTACTAAGAGAACCGTCAGTTGTTGCACTACAAACCGATACAAAGAGCATTGTAGCGGTTGGTAACGATGCAAAGAATATGATTGGTAGAACACCAGGAAATGTTGTTGCACTACGTCCTATGAAGGATGGTGTAATTGCAGATTATGAAACAACAGCAACGATGATGAAATATTACATTAAACAAGCAACAAAGAATAAGGGCTATTTTTCTGGCAAACCGTATGTAATGGTTTGTGTACCATCAGGCATTACAGCTGTAGAAGAAAGAGCTGTAATTGATGCAACACGTCAAGCTGGTGCAAGAGATGCCTATACGATTGAAGAGCCTTTTGCTGCTGCTATTGGTGCTAATCTTCCAGTGTGGGAGCCAACTGGTAGTATGGTTGTTGATATCGGTGGTGGTACAACAGAGGTAGCTATTATTTCCCTTGGTGGTATTGTTACTAGTCAATCCATTCGCATTGCTGGTGATGAAATGGATGACGCAATCGTTAACTATATTCGTAAAACGTATAATTTGATGATTGGGGAAAGAACTTCTGAAAGCATTAAAGTGGAAATTGGCAGTGCTGGAAACCCAGATCAAATTGAAAACATGGATATTCGCGGAAGAGACTTATTAACAGGTCTTCCAAAAACAATTAAAATTACTGCAGATGAAATTTCGAAAGCGTTAAAAGATACAGTTGCTGCAATTGTTGATGCAGTCAAAGTAACGTTAGAAAAAACGCCTCCAGAATTAGCTGCAGATATTATGGATCGTGGTATAGTTCTAACAGGTGGTGGAGCATTGCTTCGTAATCTTGATAAAGTTATCAGTGAAGAAACAAAAATGCCTGTTGTGATAGCAGAAGATCCATTGGATTGTGTAGCTATCGGAACTGGTAAAGCTTTAGACCATATTCATTTATTCAAAAATAAAGCAAAAGATTCACGATAA